The Neofelis nebulosa isolate mNeoNeb1 chromosome X, mNeoNeb1.pri, whole genome shotgun sequence genome has a segment encoding these proteins:
- the LOC131501823 gene encoding P antigen family member 3-like, with protein sequence MSGRVRTRSKSKQRKDDGKANQPAAPVAAQQPSDEQPQQREAPTECQDIMPEREKAVEETPLDEGPDLESGIQELPVPKSGGKSEDDSDVKGADVPTLEPVKMPEADMLSIENAK encoded by the exons ATGAGTGGGCGTGTGAGAACAAGGtctaaatctaaacaaagaaagGATGATGGCAAGGCTAACCAGCCAGCTGCACCTGTGGCT GCCCAGCAGCCCAGTGATGAGCAGCCTCAACAAAGGGAGGCACCCACTGAGTGTCAGGATATTATGCCGGAGCGAGAGAAAGCAGTTGAAGAAACACCTCTGGATGAag gccCTGACCTGGAATCTGGTATCCAGGAACTGCCTGTGCCAAAGAGTGGGGGCAAAAGTGAAGATGACAGTGATGTGAAGGGGGCGGATGTCCCAACACTGGAGCCCGTGAAGATGCCTGAAGCAGATATGTTATCCATTGAGAATGCAAA GTGA